A genomic region of Runella rosea contains the following coding sequences:
- a CDS encoding efflux RND transporter permease subunit, translating into MTTLKDFAITRWCLENKTTVYLFTAIISLAGLFVYFTMPKEQFPEIAVPTVIVSTIYPGASPSDIETIITKPIEKQLKAASGVTKIKSNSIQDFSLITVEFTTGITAQAAKQRVSDAVDKALVDLPTDRKQDPSVQEVNFSEFPIMNINLAGNYSLKKLKDYAEQLKDEIESLPEITRVDIVGALDREIQINLDLYKMQAAGVSFFEIQNAIQGENINISGGELNVDNVRRNLRVVGEFKDVNQLNNIIIRSSTGATLKLSEIAEVKDGFAERQSYARLDGKTVITLNVIKRGGENLISAADEIKTILKKYEDTKFPEGLKVSLTNDSSERTKVELNDLLNTVILGFIFVVLVLMFFMGVQDAIFVGLSVPLSTLVAFVLFPVIASATGITFTLNTIVLFAFLLGLGIVVDDAIVVIENAHRVYNDDKKLSRNQAISFAAGEVFVPVLTGTLTTIAPFLPLLFWPGIVGEFMKFLPLTLIITLFASLFVAYVMNPVFASSSLKRVEEHASEDKSFRSILKPLLVLIGLSVVGYFINFGIGNLFALITILYVFNHYILTPHIIVPFQENVFPRLKNGYRKLISWVITGARPYVLFAGVIAMFVGTIILTGIVQPKSVFFPSGDPDFVYVYCVMPQGTDAAKTNEVMKTLEDRVYGVIGKNSPIVASVITNIGINAGDPFNPDRTVVPNKGKITVAFKSVEERIHYGISTADILAKVRERVKGIPGAQVTAEPESNGPPTGKPVTIEIAGEDFDKLVNLTANVKNAIIKAGVPGIEELKSDLVLNKPEIVIDIDREQAAREGISTAQIALQIRGALFGTEVSKFRDDKDDYPIMVRLKENDRGQIEKLLSMNIVYRDMNLGGVLRQVPLSTLTNIRYSTTYSGINRKNQERVVTLSSDVLGGFNANDVNAQIKEVVDGIEIPQGYNVRLGGEQEEQMKSMQFLSVAFLGAILLIFLILVTQFNSMSKPFIIFFTVLFSLIGVLLGFMITGKTMSIIMTGVGIFALAGIVIKNGILLIEFTEELRGRGMSVRQALIEAGAARLTPVLLTASACILGLVPLAIGMNINFVTLFTEFDPQFFIGGFSAVFWGSLAFTIIFGLSFSTVLTLVMVPAMYYIVERLKDRFGRKDAHVLAPVVNGVDGKASANGNGAKSKQEKNLEV; encoded by the coding sequence ATGACAACCCTAAAAGACTTTGCAATTACCCGTTGGTGCTTAGAGAATAAGACCACGGTATATCTCTTCACGGCCATTATTTCACTGGCGGGTTTGTTCGTGTACTTCACGATGCCCAAAGAGCAGTTTCCTGAAATCGCCGTGCCCACGGTTATCGTTTCGACGATTTACCCCGGCGCGAGCCCTTCGGACATTGAAACGATTATTACAAAACCCATCGAAAAGCAATTGAAAGCCGCGAGTGGGGTGACAAAAATCAAATCTAATTCGATTCAAGATTTTTCACTCATCACGGTTGAATTTACGACGGGAATCACGGCCCAAGCCGCCAAACAGCGCGTATCCGACGCCGTAGACAAAGCACTGGTCGACCTGCCTACCGACCGTAAGCAGGACCCCTCGGTGCAGGAGGTAAACTTCTCGGAGTTTCCGATCATGAACATCAACTTGGCGGGTAATTATTCGTTGAAAAAACTGAAAGATTACGCCGAACAGTTGAAAGATGAAATTGAATCCCTGCCCGAAATCACCCGCGTAGACATCGTGGGGGCACTTGACCGCGAGATTCAAATCAACCTTGACCTGTACAAAATGCAGGCCGCGGGGGTTTCATTCTTCGAAATCCAAAACGCCATTCAGGGCGAAAACATCAACATATCGGGCGGTGAGCTCAACGTTGACAATGTACGACGCAATCTCCGCGTGGTGGGTGAGTTCAAAGATGTAAATCAACTGAACAACATCATCATTCGTTCATCGACCGGCGCTACACTCAAACTGAGCGAAATCGCCGAAGTAAAAGACGGTTTTGCCGAAAGACAAAGCTACGCACGCCTGGACGGAAAAACGGTAATTACCCTCAATGTTATCAAACGCGGGGGTGAAAACTTGATTTCAGCGGCGGATGAGATTAAGACCATTCTGAAAAAATACGAGGACACCAAGTTTCCCGAAGGCTTGAAAGTTAGCCTGACCAACGATAGTTCAGAGCGTACGAAAGTAGAATTGAACGACTTGTTGAACACCGTAATCTTGGGCTTTATCTTCGTGGTATTGGTCTTGATGTTTTTCATGGGGGTTCAGGATGCCATCTTTGTGGGGCTTTCGGTTCCGCTTTCTACGTTGGTTGCTTTTGTGCTATTCCCGGTCATCGCTTCGGCTACAGGTATTACGTTTACGTTGAACACCATCGTACTTTTTGCCTTCCTACTTGGACTCGGAATTGTAGTGGATGACGCCATTGTGGTGATTGAAAACGCCCACCGCGTATACAATGACGACAAGAAACTCAGTCGAAATCAAGCGATTTCATTTGCGGCGGGTGAGGTATTTGTGCCTGTATTGACGGGAACACTGACGACCATTGCGCCATTCTTACCGCTCTTGTTTTGGCCGGGGATTGTGGGTGAATTCATGAAATTCTTACCGCTGACACTTATCATCACACTTTTTGCGTCGTTGTTTGTGGCCTACGTCATGAACCCAGTATTTGCGTCTTCATCACTGAAACGCGTAGAGGAGCACGCCAGCGAAGACAAATCATTCCGTTCTATCTTGAAGCCGTTATTGGTATTGATAGGGCTATCGGTTGTGGGTTATTTTATCAATTTCGGTATCGGTAACTTATTCGCGCTGATTACGATTCTGTACGTTTTCAACCATTATATTCTGACCCCGCACATCATTGTTCCTTTTCAGGAAAATGTGTTTCCGCGTCTCAAAAATGGTTATCGTAAACTCATTTCATGGGTTATTACGGGTGCTCGGCCTTATGTGCTGTTTGCGGGAGTGATTGCGATGTTTGTCGGCACCATCATCCTGACGGGCATTGTTCAGCCCAAATCGGTCTTTTTCCCTTCTGGAGATCCTGACTTCGTGTACGTTTATTGCGTCATGCCGCAAGGTACCGACGCCGCCAAGACCAACGAAGTAATGAAAACCCTCGAAGACCGTGTGTATGGCGTTATTGGCAAAAACAGCCCGATTGTGGCTTCGGTGATTACAAACATTGGTATCAACGCTGGTGACCCTTTCAACCCCGACCGTACTGTGGTGCCCAACAAAGGAAAAATCACGGTGGCTTTCAAAAGTGTGGAAGAACGTATTCATTACGGCATCTCAACTGCTGATATTTTAGCCAAAGTACGCGAACGCGTAAAGGGAATCCCTGGTGCGCAGGTAACAGCCGAGCCAGAAAGCAACGGTCCGCCAACGGGTAAACCCGTTACGATTGAAATTGCGGGTGAAGATTTTGATAAATTGGTCAATTTGACGGCCAACGTAAAAAATGCCATCATCAAAGCAGGTGTTCCTGGTATCGAAGAATTGAAGTCTGATTTGGTGTTGAACAAACCCGAAATCGTGATTGACATCGACCGCGAACAAGCCGCTCGTGAAGGCATCAGTACGGCGCAAATCGCGCTGCAAATTCGTGGGGCTTTGTTTGGAACCGAAGTTTCTAAATTCCGCGACGACAAAGACGATTATCCCATCATGGTTCGTTTAAAGGAAAACGACCGTGGTCAGATCGAAAAGTTGTTGAGCATGAATATCGTATACCGCGACATGAACCTCGGTGGAGTATTGCGCCAGGTTCCATTGAGCACGTTGACCAATATTCGTTATTCGACCACTTACAGCGGCATTAACCGTAAAAATCAGGAACGTGTCGTGACGCTTTCTTCTGATGTATTGGGTGGATTTAACGCCAACGACGTAAACGCCCAAATCAAAGAAGTGGTAGACGGCATTGAAATTCCGCAAGGTTACAACGTACGCTTAGGCGGCGAGCAGGAAGAGCAAATGAAGTCCATGCAGTTTTTGAGTGTGGCATTCTTAGGAGCTATCTTGTTGATATTCTTGATTTTAGTAACACAATTCAACTCCATGAGCAAGCCGTTCATTATTTTCTTTACGGTGTTGTTTAGCTTGATTGGAGTATTGTTAGGATTTATGATTACGGGCAAAACCATGTCAATCATCATGACAGGTGTAGGTATCTTTGCCTTGGCGGGTATTGTAATCAAAAACGGAATCCTGTTGATTGAATTCACCGAAGAGTTACGCGGACGAGGAATGTCTGTACGTCAGGCGCTTATTGAAGCAGGAGCAGCGCGTCTTACCCCCGTATTGCTGACCGCTTCGGCCTGTATCTTGGGTCTGGTGCCGTTGGCGATTGGGATGAACATCAACTTTGTGACCCTCTTTACGGAGTTTGACCCGCAGTTTTTTATCGGTGGCTTTAGTGCTGTATTCTGGGGCTCGCTGGCGTTCACGATTATCTTCGGATTATCGTTCAGTACCGTCTTAACCCTGGTAATGGTTCCTGCCATGTATTATATCGTTGAGCGTTTAAAAGATCGCTTCGGTCGCAAAGACGCTCACGTTTTAGCGCCAGTTGTCAATGGAGTGGATGGAAAAGCATCTGCCAACGGCAACGGTGCCAAATCAAAGCAGGAAAAGAATTTAGAAGTATAG
- the msrB gene encoding peptide-methionine (R)-S-oxide reductase MsrB gives MKTACGFWLIGIFVLFISCKGGVKKHNHYFSLTDTTELRLPNSTWEEVLTDGVYTVTREGSTEMPYTNEYWDFKGTGHYHCAACGNLLFSSAHKYDSGTGWPSFWQPSEPNRLLFRKDFSEREERIEVRCRRCGGHLGHLFYDGPAPTRQRYCMNSLALKFVGGKGSKPTK, from the coding sequence ATGAAAACGGCTTGTGGATTTTGGCTTATTGGAATTTTTGTGCTTTTCATAAGTTGCAAAGGCGGGGTAAAAAAACACAATCACTATTTTTCGTTGACAGATACTACGGAGCTACGCTTGCCCAACAGCACTTGGGAGGAGGTTTTGACCGATGGCGTTTATACCGTTACCCGCGAAGGCTCTACCGAAATGCCTTACACTAACGAGTATTGGGACTTTAAAGGTACGGGGCATTACCATTGTGCCGCTTGTGGAAATCTGTTATTTAGCTCCGCCCATAAATATGATAGCGGAACGGGTTGGCCGAGTTTTTGGCAACCTTCGGAACCAAATCGACTGCTTTTTCGGAAAGACTTTTCAGAACGGGAAGAACGTATAGAAGTTCGTTGTCGGCGCTGTGGTGGGCATTTGGGGCATTTGTTTTACGATGGTCCCGCACCCACGCGGCAGCGGTATTGTATGAATTCGCTGGCGCTGAAGTTTGTGGGGGGTAAGGGAAGTAAACCAACTAAATAA
- a CDS encoding DUF5615 family PIN-like protein, whose protein sequence is MKFICDVHISYKLVRFLTSKGLESYHVNSLEDKWHTKDNEICRFADANDLIVITKDEDFRNSFFLQRTPRKLIRILLGNISNDSLISLFDKHLPIIQELGENERFYLEMGDSITIYNFRE, encoded by the coding sequence ATGAAATTTATTTGTGATGTACATATTTCGTATAAACTTGTTCGTTTTCTGACATCTAAAGGGTTAGAATCCTATCACGTTAATTCTTTAGAAGATAAGTGGCATACTAAAGACAATGAAATTTGTCGCTTCGCTGATGCCAATGACTTGATTGTCATTACAAAAGACGAAGACTTCCGCAACTCGTTTTTCCTGCAACGCACTCCTCGAAAACTGATTCGTATTTTACTTGGGAATATTTCTAATGACTCTCTTATCTCTTTATTTGATAAACACTTACCCATTATTCAGGAGTTAGGCGAAAATGAAAGGTTTTATCTTGAAATGGGAGATTCCATTACCATTTATAATTTTCGGGAATAG
- a CDS encoding DUF433 domain-containing protein, whose protein sequence is MQYLERITIDPELCHGKPCVRGMRWPVEVIIDMLGAGMSFDEIVEDHPELEQEDILACLNYAKLLVSGRSLREVA, encoded by the coding sequence ATGCAATATCTTGAAAGAATTACCATTGACCCAGAGCTATGTCACGGTAAACCTTGTGTACGGGGAATGCGCTGGCCTGTAGAGGTGATTATTGATATGTTGGGGGCAGGCATGTCTTTTGACGAAATTGTGGAAGACCATCCGGAATTGGAGCAGGAAGACATTTTAGCCTGCCTTAATTATGCTAAGTTGTTGGTATCAGGGCGTTCACTCAGAGAAGTGGCCTAG
- a CDS encoding DUF1684 domain-containing protein yields MKTVAHWLVFWALISYGAMAQEVSAYADSLEKHRDNYRQDFLKSAGSPLKQEDLSFLRFYDANPKFKIQAHFELTPDAEPFTMATSDGKRTAYVKFGIVSFKVNNKTYQLSVYRSPALMKMPVYRDYVFIPFRDGTSGKETYGGGRYLDFRLRDFQNGHVTIDFNKAYNPYCAYSDGYSCPIPPRENHLTVRLEAGEKNYGKER; encoded by the coding sequence ATGAAAACAGTGGCGCATTGGTTGGTGTTTTGGGCCTTAATCAGTTACGGTGCAATGGCTCAGGAGGTTAGTGCCTATGCTGATAGTCTGGAAAAGCACCGCGACAATTACCGTCAGGATTTCTTAAAAAGTGCAGGCTCTCCGCTCAAACAGGAAGATTTATCCTTTTTGCGGTTTTATGACGCCAATCCTAAGTTTAAAATCCAAGCCCATTTTGAACTTACGCCCGATGCCGAGCCTTTCACGATGGCAACGAGTGATGGCAAAAGAACGGCTTACGTGAAGTTCGGGATTGTGAGTTTTAAGGTAAACAACAAAACCTATCAGTTGTCGGTGTATCGAAGCCCTGCACTCATGAAAATGCCTGTTTACAGGGATTATGTGTTCATTCCTTTTCGGGATGGAACGTCGGGCAAAGAAACCTACGGCGGCGGGCGCTATCTTGATTTTCGACTGAGAGATTTTCAAAATGGCCACGTGACCATTGATTTTAACAAAGCCTATAATCCCTATTGTGCGTATTCTGATGGATATAGCTGTCCGATTCCTCCCCGAGAAAATCATTTGACAGTACGGCTAGAAGCGGGAGAGAAGAATTACGGGAAAGAGCGTTAG
- a CDS encoding alpha/beta hydrolase-fold protein — translation MHRLLLLVCACWATFASAQTQFSVTFPTSKGTSFDGRLMLFLAKDNKSEPRFQVSDDANSQQLFGQNVDGWQAGKPTLVGASAFGYPVKSLTDFPAGEYWVQALLHKYETFKLKTGYTVKLPMDRGEGQNYRTAPGNLYSKPFKIKFDPKAKQVVKIVLDQENPPIVEPKDTKYIKHIKIQSKMLTEFWGRPMYLGAHVLLPHGFDEHPEAKYPLCINHGHFPADFDGFKETPPPADMDTTDYVARFGVYGYKKFVWQEAYNFYKQWTSKDFPRMLIIEIQHATPYYDDSYAVNSANMGPYGDAITYELIPEIEKRFRGIGQGWARFLYGGSTGGWEALAAQVFYPDEYNGCFAACPDPITFEAYTVVDIYKDENAYFLPGDFKKTPRPGMRNYLGQVKCTIEEINQRELAIGDNSRSGDQWDIWQATYSPVGENGYPKPIWDKATGKIDHSVAKYWSENYDLMHILKRQWATVGKKLQGKIHIYCGDMDNYYLNNAVYLMEDYLKTTKNPHYDGEVKYGDRFEHCWNGDPNLPNHVTRLRYNTMYIPKILKRIEAGAPVGADLKSWRY, via the coding sequence ATGCATCGTCTTCTACTGCTCGTATGCGCTTGTTGGGCTACCTTTGCCTCCGCCCAAACCCAGTTTTCTGTTACTTTCCCTACGTCAAAAGGCACTTCATTTGATGGCCGTCTGATGTTATTTTTGGCAAAAGACAATAAATCAGAGCCACGCTTTCAAGTAAGCGACGACGCCAATTCGCAGCAATTATTCGGTCAAAATGTGGACGGTTGGCAGGCTGGCAAACCAACGTTAGTGGGGGCTTCGGCTTTTGGTTATCCTGTTAAATCTCTCACTGATTTCCCCGCTGGCGAATATTGGGTACAGGCACTTTTGCACAAATATGAGACCTTTAAACTCAAAACTGGCTACACCGTTAAGCTACCTATGGACCGTGGCGAAGGTCAAAACTACCGCACTGCCCCTGGAAACTTGTATTCAAAACCGTTCAAAATTAAGTTTGACCCCAAAGCCAAGCAGGTTGTAAAAATCGTACTTGACCAGGAAAATCCGCCTATTGTTGAGCCTAAAGACACCAAATACATCAAACACATCAAGATTCAGAGTAAAATGCTGACGGAATTTTGGGGGCGGCCCATGTATTTGGGAGCACACGTGCTCTTGCCGCATGGCTTTGACGAACATCCCGAAGCCAAATACCCGCTATGCATCAATCACGGCCACTTTCCCGCTGATTTTGATGGTTTCAAAGAAACCCCGCCACCTGCCGACATGGATACCACCGATTACGTAGCGCGTTTTGGCGTCTATGGTTATAAAAAATTTGTATGGCAGGAGGCTTATAATTTTTACAAGCAGTGGACGAGTAAGGATTTTCCGCGTATGCTTATCATTGAAATTCAGCACGCTACGCCGTATTATGATGATTCTTACGCGGTCAATTCGGCCAACATGGGCCCCTACGGCGATGCCATTACGTACGAGTTGATTCCCGAAATTGAAAAACGTTTTCGCGGAATAGGCCAAGGCTGGGCGCGGTTCTTGTACGGCGGAAGTACGGGCGGCTGGGAAGCGTTGGCGGCGCAGGTATTTTATCCCGATGAGTACAATGGCTGTTTTGCCGCCTGCCCAGACCCGATTACGTTTGAGGCGTATACGGTTGTCGATATTTACAAAGACGAAAACGCCTACTTTTTGCCCGGTGATTTCAAGAAAACTCCTCGTCCTGGTATGCGTAATTACCTCGGTCAGGTCAAATGTACCATTGAAGAAATCAACCAACGCGAACTGGCCATCGGCGACAATTCCCGCTCGGGCGACCAATGGGATATTTGGCAGGCTACCTACTCACCCGTGGGTGAAAATGGGTATCCAAAACCGATTTGGGACAAAGCAACGGGAAAAATCGACCATTCGGTGGCGAAATATTGGTCAGAAAACTACGATTTAATGCACATCCTGAAACGTCAGTGGGCCACGGTTGGGAAGAAATTGCAGGGAAAAATCCACATTTATTGCGGTGATATGGACAACTATTACCTCAACAATGCGGTTTATTTGATGGAAGATTATTTAAAAACCACCAAAAATCCGCATTACGATGGTGAGGTAAAATACGGCGACCGCTTTGAGCACTGCTGGAATGGTGACCCGAATTTACCCAACCACGTGACGCGCTTGCGGTACAATACCATGTACATCCCCAAAATCCTCAAACGCATCGAAGCAGGCGCTCCTGTGGGGGCTGATTTGAAGAGTTGGCGGTATTGA
- a CDS encoding GntR family transcriptional regulator — MSFTLHLNHDAKTPKYKQIVKSVIDGVERGSLKRHQQLPSINELSEEYYLARDTVEKAYKELKALGIIDSVRGKGYYILNEKPKQIRVLLVMNKLSAYKKAIYESFVATLGDRATVTLHIHHGSLRIFRDIVKDSVGHYHSYVVMPHFYNDVNISSIVDTLRQIPANELVLLDKEIPELTEAHSSIYQDFTNDLYGALESGQDLLDKYEELVLVFPKDVKYPPEIVRGFRNFCAHFHKNGRTIESASSETELKGRAYAVLEDSDLAELVKKAKQQGLELGKDVGVMAFNDTPLKEVLADGITVISTDHEQMGRSAAELILEGNTAQIKNPFGLIRRGSL; from the coding sequence ATGTCATTTACCCTTCACTTGAATCACGACGCTAAAACCCCTAAGTACAAGCAGATTGTAAAATCTGTTATCGACGGGGTTGAAAGAGGTTCTCTAAAGCGTCATCAGCAATTACCTTCAATCAATGAATTGAGTGAAGAATATTACTTGGCCCGTGATACCGTCGAAAAAGCCTACAAAGAACTCAAAGCACTGGGCATTATTGATTCGGTACGCGGCAAAGGATATTATATACTCAACGAAAAACCGAAACAAATTCGGGTTTTGTTGGTAATGAACAAGCTAAGTGCTTACAAAAAGGCTATTTATGAGTCTTTTGTGGCTACATTGGGTGATCGGGCCACGGTTACGTTGCATATTCACCACGGCAGTCTTCGTATTTTTAGGGATATTGTTAAAGACAGTGTGGGGCATTATCATTCATACGTTGTTATGCCTCACTTTTATAATGACGTCAATATTTCGTCCATTGTTGATACTTTACGCCAAATTCCTGCCAACGAATTGGTGCTGCTGGATAAAGAGATTCCCGAGTTGACTGAGGCGCATTCTAGCATTTATCAGGACTTTACCAACGATTTGTACGGAGCCTTGGAGTCGGGTCAGGATTTGCTGGACAAGTACGAGGAGCTGGTTTTAGTGTTTCCAAAAGATGTCAAATATCCACCCGAAATTGTGCGTGGGTTTCGGAATTTTTGCGCCCATTTTCATAAAAACGGCCGAACGATCGAAAGCGCCTCGTCTGAAACCGAATTAAAAGGACGCGCCTATGCGGTATTGGAAGATTCGGATTTGGCCGAGTTGGTCAAAAAAGCAAAGCAACAAGGGCTTGAATTGGGCAAAGATGTAGGTGTCATGGCCTTCAATGACACGCCCCTCAAAGAAGTACTTGCTGATGGCATTACGGTGATTTCTACCGACCACGAACAAATGGGCCGCTCGGCGGCGGAGTTGATTTTGGAGGGCAATACTGCCCAAATTAAAAACCCCTTTGGGTTGATTCGCCGAGGCTCGTTGTAA
- a CDS encoding tRNA threonylcarbamoyladenosine dehydratase, translated as MADLSWLSRTHLLVGDEGLTQLQQAHVLVVGLGGVGSFAAEFIARSGVGAMTIVDGDVVDPSNRNRQLPALATTHGLPKADLMAERLLAINPELKLRVVKEFLTPEKVREIMETGPYDYVMDCIDSITPKLTLLSTSLNYNYPLISSMGAGGKYDPTQLKVADLFDTYECMLAHYVRKRLKKYGIESGIKVVFSTEKIQKDSLMLTDGNNFKRSAYGTISYIPATFGSVCASVVIRELLGQKVELHKNPLKEIKKKQQRKKLKKPQKD; from the coding sequence ATGGCTGATTTGTCATGGCTTTCACGCACGCATTTGTTGGTGGGAGATGAAGGATTGACCCAACTTCAACAGGCTCATGTGTTGGTGGTTGGACTGGGCGGCGTAGGCTCTTTTGCGGCCGAATTTATTGCCCGTTCTGGAGTGGGGGCCATGACCATCGTTGATGGTGATGTGGTAGACCCTTCCAATCGAAACCGCCAATTGCCAGCCCTTGCCACTACGCACGGATTGCCTAAAGCCGACCTCATGGCTGAGCGCCTCTTGGCCATCAATCCTGAATTAAAACTAAGGGTTGTGAAAGAGTTCTTGACCCCCGAAAAGGTACGCGAAATTATGGAAACGGGGCCGTATGATTATGTCATGGATTGCATTGATAGCATTACGCCCAAATTGACCCTCCTGTCAACGTCATTGAATTATAATTATCCGTTGATTAGCTCTATGGGGGCGGGTGGAAAATACGATCCTACGCAGCTCAAAGTTGCGGATTTATTTGATACCTACGAGTGTATGTTGGCGCATTATGTGCGCAAGCGATTAAAAAAATATGGTATTGAGTCAGGAATCAAAGTGGTGTTTTCGACGGAAAAAATACAGAAAGATTCGCTCATGCTGACCGACGGCAATAATTTTAAACGTTCGGCCTACGGTACCATTTCGTACATCCCGGCTACCTTCGGAAGTGTTTGTGCCTCAGTCGTTATTCGTGAATTACTTGGTCAAAAAGTGGAGTTGCACAAAAATCCACTGAAAGAAATCAAGAAAAAACAGCAGCGAAAGAAGCTGAAGAAGCCACAAAAAGACTAA
- a CDS encoding TatD family hydrolase, with the protein MTQFLNFHTHNFPPPPDEKSIYNLLIQDIKRFGEVENNWISLGIHPWYAHPEDWQIQLAAVEQLAGHKNVLAIGECGLDRGILLPLATQLTIFTAQVKLAEQLQKPVIIHCVRAFNELVQWQKQAKPSVPLVVHGFNNKPEIMQQLLAHDFYFSLGAALLQPESNAVKVLKIIPLSRLFLENDDRSIPIEKIFEAAAVQLEIPISALKNQIWTNFATVFNP; encoded by the coding sequence TTGACACAATTTCTCAATTTTCATACCCACAATTTTCCACCTCCGCCCGACGAAAAAAGTATTTACAATCTGCTTATACAAGACATTAAGCGGTTTGGAGAGGTCGAAAACAACTGGATTTCCCTGGGAATTCACCCGTGGTATGCCCATCCCGAAGATTGGCAAATTCAATTAGCGGCTGTTGAGCAATTGGCGGGTCATAAAAACGTGCTTGCAATAGGTGAGTGCGGTCTTGATAGGGGCATTTTGCTTCCTCTAGCAACACAATTAACGATTTTTACGGCTCAGGTAAAGTTGGCTGAACAGTTGCAGAAACCCGTTATTATTCACTGTGTACGGGCCTTTAACGAGCTTGTACAATGGCAGAAACAAGCGAAACCTTCTGTGCCATTGGTTGTCCACGGCTTTAATAATAAGCCCGAAATCATGCAGCAATTATTAGCGCATGATTTTTACTTTTCGCTCGGGGCGGCCTTGCTCCAACCAGAATCAAATGCCGTAAAGGTCTTGAAAATCATTCCTTTATCACGTTTATTTTTAGAGAATGATGACCGTAGTATACCCATTGAAAAGATATTCGAAGCGGCGGCTGTGCAGTTAGAAATCCCGATTTCTGCGTTAAAAAATCAAATTTGGACTAACTTTGCAACGGTGTTCAACCCGTAA
- a CDS encoding GNAT family N-acetyltransferase: MSNVTFQCLPFDSLSLRQLYDVLALRIDVFIVEQNCPFHDADKKDFVAHHCLGYDEDGDLVAYTRLFDVNLSFEGYTSIGRVATSNKVRGQGIGQKLMSYSIQQCEQLYGRQPIKIGAQKYLLKFYESFGFQSTGEDYLEDGIPHTIMIRQA, from the coding sequence ATGAGCAACGTTACCTTTCAATGCCTTCCTTTCGACAGCCTCAGTCTCCGCCAATTGTACGATGTGTTGGCCCTGCGAATTGACGTTTTTATCGTTGAACAAAATTGCCCTTTCCACGACGCCGACAAAAAAGACTTTGTCGCACATCATTGTTTAGGGTACGACGAAGACGGGGATTTGGTCGCCTATACGCGCCTGTTTGATGTCAATCTGTCGTTTGAAGGCTACACCTCTATCGGTCGTGTGGCCACTTCCAATAAAGTTCGCGGACAGGGTATTGGTCAAAAACTAATGTCTTATTCCATCCAACAATGTGAGCAACTATACGGCCGCCAACCCATCAAAATCGGCGCGCAAAAGTATCTTTTGAAGTTTTATGAATCGTTTGGTTTTCAATCTACTGGCGAAGATTACCTAGAAGACGGCATTCCACATACCATTATGATACGACAAGCCTAA